From Bacillus pumilus, one genomic window encodes:
- a CDS encoding CpsD/CapB family tyrosine-protein kinase, producing MIFKRKKREKRDLSCISVLNPHSVIAEQFRTIRTNIEFTSIQTRLKSILVTSSLPKEGKSFTAANLAAVFAQQKKRVLLMDADLRKPSVHEYFDLSHHTGLTNVLLNNCSLEEAILPTPIEHLELLPSGTIPPNPAELLSSSVMKQLFYEIEQQYDMVIVDSAPLLPVADAKILANRTDGSILVVLSGKTKIAAVKKSKEVLEGTTGKLLGAMLNGKKEKKGRLYMY from the coding sequence TTGATCTTTAAGAGGAAGAAAAGAGAAAAGAGAGATTTATCCTGTATTTCTGTATTAAATCCTCACTCTGTCATTGCAGAACAATTCCGTACAATCCGAACTAACATCGAATTCACATCAATCCAAACAAGGCTGAAATCCATATTGGTGACATCCTCCTTGCCGAAGGAAGGGAAATCATTTACGGCTGCAAACCTAGCAGCTGTTTTTGCACAGCAGAAAAAGCGGGTGCTGCTGATGGATGCTGATTTGCGAAAGCCGTCTGTTCATGAATATTTTGACCTGAGTCATCACACGGGCTTGACCAATGTACTATTAAATAATTGCAGCTTGGAGGAAGCTATTTTGCCTACACCCATTGAGCATTTAGAGCTGCTTCCGAGCGGAACCATTCCGCCGAATCCAGCTGAGCTGCTCTCCTCTTCTGTCATGAAGCAGCTGTTTTATGAAATTGAACAGCAATATGACATGGTGATTGTTGATTCCGCGCCGCTTCTGCCAGTGGCCGATGCAAAGATCCTGGCGAACCGGACCGATGGGAGCATTCTTGTTGTCTTAAGCGGCAAAACAAAGATAGCGGCTGTGAAGAAATCAAAAGAAGTGTTAGAAGGAACAACAGGTAAACTGCTTGGGGCTATGCTAAATGGCAAGAAAGAGAAAAAGGGAAGGCTGTATATGTATTAA
- a CDS encoding YveK family protein: protein MNENIGFKQLFSVIKEKMALLILIVLIVTGTSAYYQFYVSTPVYQATTQILVHKRSNDAQANLNDIQMNLQYTRTFQVLLKSPIVIEKVKETLNLTESAEGLKHKIATSTENESEVINISVQDEDRAKAVAIANTATEVLQEEIKKTMNMDRINVLSEAKLSNTILMNSRKFVHIVLALGASLLGGVTLIFLMNLLDDTVKRTHQIREEIGLPSLGSVYQMQADRRAKKDKQSVITGGQNIDL from the coding sequence ATGAATGAGAATATAGGTTTTAAGCAGCTGTTTTCTGTCATTAAAGAGAAAATGGCCCTTCTGATCCTGATTGTCCTGATCGTAACGGGCACTTCAGCCTACTATCAGTTCTATGTCTCGACTCCTGTATATCAGGCAACCACTCAAATTCTTGTTCATAAACGCAGCAATGACGCACAAGCAAACTTAAACGATATTCAGATGAACCTTCAATATACACGTACCTTTCAAGTTTTATTAAAAAGTCCGATCGTCATTGAAAAAGTAAAAGAAACACTCAACCTCACAGAATCAGCTGAAGGATTAAAACACAAAATTGCCACAAGTACAGAAAATGAGTCTGAGGTCATCAATATTTCTGTACAAGATGAGGATCGCGCAAAGGCAGTCGCCATTGCGAATACCGCAACAGAGGTGCTGCAAGAAGAAATCAAAAAAACCATGAATATGGATCGCATTAATGTTTTGTCTGAAGCCAAGCTGTCCAATACGATTCTCATGAATTCCAGAAAATTCGTTCATATCGTTCTGGCACTAGGTGCCTCTTTATTAGGGGGGGTGACACTCATTTTCTTAATGAATTTACTCGATGATACTGTAAAACGAACACATCAAATAAGAGAAGAGATCGGATTGCCGTCGCTCGGAAGTGTCTATCAGATGCAGGCAGACAGGAGGGCAAAAAAAGACAAGCAGTCCGTCATAACGGGAGGACAGAACATTGATCTTTAA
- the slrR gene encoding HTH-type transcriptional regulator SlrR, producing MIGKVIRIYRKRKGYSIQQLAEDAHVSKSYLSKIERGVHRNPSVQFLKKVSSSLEIDLQELFDAETMMFHYSEGGEHEWREHIVNAVQSGMPKEELYQLLQTYRKEQEEKTLHVTHRKLTDSNISEWKRLMSEAKAIGLSIEEVKAFLANMGERRA from the coding sequence ATGATAGGAAAGGTGATACGCATTTACCGAAAGAGGAAAGGATACTCCATTCAGCAGCTGGCTGAAGATGCCCATGTCTCTAAGTCGTATTTGAGTAAAATTGAGCGTGGTGTCCACAGAAATCCATCTGTCCAGTTTTTAAAAAAGGTATCCTCTTCACTAGAAATTGATTTACAAGAGCTGTTTGATGCAGAGACGATGATGTTTCATTACTCTGAGGGTGGTGAACACGAATGGCGGGAGCATATCGTCAATGCCGTCCAATCCGGCATGCCGAAAGAAGAACTCTATCAGCTGCTCCAAACGTACCGAAAGGAGCAGGAAGAAAAGACGTTACATGTCACTCATAGAAAGCTGACTGATTCGAATATATCAGAGTGGAAGCGTCTGATGAGTGAGGCGAAAGCTATCGGCTTAAGCATTGAGGAAGTAAAAGCATTCCTCGCCAACATGGGAGAACGACGGGCGTAA
- a CDS encoding phage holin — MKVQKISAGTIARLVLLLLALVNSALTAAGKSPIPIDEEGIQQFITLAFLGITSLWAYWKNNDITKKARTKKEE; from the coding sequence TTGAAGGTTCAAAAAATTAGTGCAGGTACAATCGCAAGGCTTGTGCTGCTTTTGCTCGCGCTTGTCAACAGTGCTCTAACCGCTGCGGGAAAAAGCCCAATTCCTATTGATGAAGAAGGTATTCAGCAATTTATCACGTTAGCCTTTCTTGGGATTACATCACTATGGGCCTATTGGAAAAACAATGATATAACGAAAAAAGCACGAACAAAAAAAGAAGAATAA
- a CDS encoding iron-hydroxamate ABC transporter substrate-binding protein — MMKKLLVLVLTFCFIMLAACGQQETKNTTTQNDHGTPKIASLSIHLTNDLLALGIKPAGSVVGGDLKDFLPHAKKQLSGTKKLGIAADPDMESLLALQPDVIYVDEELAGQDLSKYKKIAKTEVFNLNDGTWRDHLKKIGKLVNKEKEADQYIQDYNQEAKEVKSLIKQKIGNGKVMAIRVTAKELRVFSMKRPMGPILYEDLGLTPVDGVKKLDSKRPFEVISQEVLPDYDADAIFVVVNRDDKAQQAFKQLEKTPIWKGLKAVKKNQVYPIADQPWLDYSALGNKMALDEAKEMFSTSK; from the coding sequence ATCATGAAAAAATTACTTGTGCTTGTTTTAACGTTCTGTTTCATTATGCTTGCCGCTTGTGGTCAACAGGAAACAAAGAATACAACAACTCAAAATGATCATGGAACACCAAAAATTGCTTCCTTGTCTATCCATTTAACCAATGACTTATTAGCACTCGGTATCAAGCCGGCAGGATCTGTTGTAGGAGGGGACTTAAAAGATTTCCTTCCACATGCGAAAAAGCAGCTGAGTGGTACGAAGAAGCTGGGCATCGCAGCCGATCCCGATATGGAGTCACTGCTTGCATTACAACCAGATGTCATTTATGTCGATGAAGAACTAGCTGGACAAGACTTATCGAAATATAAGAAAATCGCCAAAACGGAAGTGTTTAATTTAAATGACGGCACTTGGCGTGATCATTTGAAAAAAATCGGCAAGCTCGTCAATAAAGAAAAAGAAGCCGATCAATATATTCAGGATTACAATCAAGAAGCAAAAGAAGTCAAATCGCTCATCAAACAAAAGATTGGAAACGGGAAAGTAATGGCGATCCGTGTGACGGCAAAGGAGCTTCGAGTATTTAGCATGAAGCGCCCAATGGGTCCTATTTTATACGAGGATTTAGGTCTGACACCTGTCGATGGTGTGAAGAAACTGGACAGCAAGCGGCCATTTGAAGTGATTTCTCAAGAGGTTCTTCCTGACTATGATGCAGATGCTATCTTTGTCGTCGTGAATCGTGATGATAAAGCGCAGCAGGCATTCAAGCAATTAGAAAAGACTCCGATTTGGAAGGGTCTAAAAGCCGTGAAGAAAAATCAAGTCTATCCGATTGCCGATCAGCCATGGCTCGATTACTCAGCACTAGGCAATAAAATGGCATTGGATGAAGCAAAAGAGATGTTTTCTACATCAAAATAA
- a CDS encoding FecCD family ABC transporter permease → MREKQRALVVTVVLLCLTAAVVLYSLNTGTLKLSPLVVVKTLFGFGDFQSETVLFDYRLPRIVVTMLAGIGLGIAGGILQSLSRNPLADPGIIGLNAGAAFGLIVFVTYFHALEGNPSLLIPLFTFGGGLLAAAVIVLLAYDRQEGLVPIRLILVGIAVAAGFSALTLYLSLKLDEDTYTFASRWLVGNVWGRDWIHVLALLPWIVCLVPLTLMQSSTLNALTLGDAVASSVGVRVQRQRLLLLTLAVGLASASVSMTGGIGFIGLVAPHLARRLVGSLHQYFLPVSALLGLLILVSADTIGRSIFAPNSIPAGVVVAFIGAPYFLYLLTKTK, encoded by the coding sequence ATGAGAGAGAAACAGCGGGCTCTTGTCGTGACAGTCGTTTTGCTTTGTTTGACTGCGGCTGTTGTGCTGTATAGCTTAAATACCGGCACGCTGAAACTAAGTCCTCTTGTGGTCGTCAAAACGTTATTCGGCTTTGGGGATTTTCAAAGTGAAACGGTGCTGTTTGACTATCGTCTGCCTCGAATCGTGGTGACGATGCTGGCGGGAATTGGTCTTGGCATTGCGGGCGGCATTTTGCAGAGCTTATCTCGTAACCCGCTGGCCGATCCAGGAATTATTGGACTGAATGCAGGAGCAGCATTTGGCTTAATCGTGTTTGTGACGTATTTCCATGCACTAGAAGGCAATCCATCTCTTCTTATTCCGCTCTTTACATTTGGCGGAGGGCTTCTTGCGGCAGCGGTCATCGTGCTTCTGGCGTATGACCGGCAGGAAGGGCTTGTTCCCATCCGGCTGATCCTAGTAGGAATTGCGGTTGCGGCGGGATTCAGTGCTTTGACGTTATATTTGTCATTGAAGCTGGATGAAGATACTTACACATTTGCTTCAAGATGGCTTGTCGGTAATGTCTGGGGGAGAGACTGGATTCATGTGTTAGCGCTTCTGCCTTGGATTGTATGCCTTGTGCCGCTTACGCTGATGCAGTCAAGCACGCTCAATGCATTGACATTAGGAGATGCTGTCGCCTCAAGTGTAGGTGTACGTGTCCAGCGTCAGCGTCTCCTTTTGCTGACCTTGGCTGTTGGTTTGGCGAGTGCAAGTGTTTCGATGACAGGCGGTATTGGTTTTATTGGTCTTGTCGCCCCGCATTTGGCAAGGCGGCTTGTCGGCTCGCTGCATCAGTATTTTTTACCGGTTAGTGCGCTGCTTGGCTTGTTGATTTTGGTCAGTGCCGATACAATCGGACGTTCCATCTTTGCCCCAAATTCCATACCAGCGGGTGTGGTTGTGGCTTTTATTGGGGCACCTTATTTTCTCTATTTATTAACAAAAACGAAATAA
- a CDS encoding FecCD family ABC transporter permease: protein MQDKRTPQQKRSSHILFFLIFFLAVIGLAAAMFLAVSYGAKTLSLQTVWTAVFDYQSDVTEQQIIHELRLPRVLGAALVGAAFAVAGALMQGITRNPLADAGILGINGGAMFVVALCFAFFPEMPYSALMFFSFIGAVLSTLLIFAIGAAGGVLTPLRLTVAGAVVAALLHALSSGIAIYFDLSQDLAFWYAGGVAGVKWPQLTILAPVILIVIVWAMLLGRSLSLLSLGEDVAANLGVKTRQVRILGMAAAVLLAGVSVSAVGSIGFVGLVIPHIARKLVGVNYRFVIPMSAILGAVLLVFADLASRTVNPPRELAIGVMVALVGVPFFLYIARKEGRNLS from the coding sequence TTGCAGGATAAGCGAACACCTCAACAAAAACGATCATCACATATTCTGTTCTTTTTGATATTTTTTCTCGCCGTCATTGGTTTGGCGGCTGCCATGTTTTTGGCTGTGTCATATGGTGCCAAAACATTGTCTCTGCAAACGGTTTGGACAGCTGTATTTGACTATCAGTCAGATGTCACAGAGCAGCAGATCATCCATGAATTAAGACTTCCTCGTGTTTTAGGAGCAGCTCTTGTCGGAGCGGCATTTGCCGTAGCAGGTGCGCTCATGCAGGGCATCACAAGAAACCCGCTGGCAGATGCGGGGATTCTGGGCATTAATGGCGGTGCGATGTTTGTGGTCGCTCTCTGTTTTGCCTTTTTCCCAGAAATGCCTTATTCGGCACTTATGTTTTTTTCCTTTATTGGTGCAGTGCTTAGTACGCTGCTGATCTTTGCGATTGGGGCGGCTGGTGGCGTTTTGACACCGCTGCGTTTAACTGTAGCAGGAGCCGTTGTGGCTGCATTGCTTCATGCACTTAGCTCTGGGATCGCGATTTATTTTGACTTGAGTCAGGACCTTGCGTTTTGGTATGCAGGCGGTGTGGCTGGTGTGAAATGGCCGCAGCTGACGATTCTTGCCCCAGTCATTCTGATAGTGATCGTATGGGCGATGCTATTAGGGCGTTCACTGTCGCTGCTGTCGCTCGGTGAAGATGTAGCGGCAAATTTAGGGGTGAAAACACGACAAGTGCGAATACTAGGAATGGCAGCTGCCGTATTATTAGCAGGGGTTTCTGTATCAGCAGTCGGATCGATTGGATTTGTCGGTCTTGTCATCCCGCATATCGCAAGAAAGCTGGTTGGTGTAAACTATCGTTTCGTCATTCCGATGTCGGCGATATTAGGCGCGGTGCTGCTAGTCTTTGCTGACCTTGCCAGCCGCACCGTTAATCCGCCCCGAGAGCTTGCCATTGGCGTGATGGTGGCACTTGTCGGTGTTCCTTTCTTCTTATATATTGCCAGAAAAGAAGGGAGGAACCTGTCATGA
- a CDS encoding polysaccharide deacetylase family protein: MSLKGKWSISLFALAIIIGVVAFFQNQQASGTEKKNVKQDTNYKNVEIVTLVNDGKFMRYAVNYPLFHQKQLDDKIQSYANSALEHFKKTFSEAKDIDENKRFELNIDYDMVHYAKQSAAIRFTTYTYTGQQNGITNHLTINYDFQKKTFLDTKDLFLPKTNFLKKLSYITYSELLKDKTLSKDQTLLQKGTAPTAQNFSQFALKEKYVEFYFPASQVADKDLGPQTLAIKKTLLKDILKPEYMNKTNNQNEMKEPNPKRKAVKLPQKSKLDPNKKAIALTFDDGPNPATTSKILDALKANKGHATFFVLGSRVQYYPSMLADILKGGNEIGNHSYSHPLLTRLPLKEAVKQVKDTQQLIEKASGYTPTHFRPPYGGTNQDINQAVGMKVSLWDVDPEDWKIRNSQQITNHVLSHAADGRTVLMHDIYDSSAQAAVKIIHELTKQGYQLVTVSELEQLTKERHEQAPVQ; the protein is encoded by the coding sequence GTGTCATTAAAGGGAAAATGGAGTATCAGCCTATTTGCACTTGCGATCATCATTGGAGTCGTTGCTTTCTTTCAAAATCAACAAGCAAGCGGTACAGAGAAGAAAAATGTAAAGCAGGATACGAACTATAAAAATGTCGAAATCGTTACTCTCGTAAATGACGGGAAATTTATGAGATATGCAGTCAACTATCCTCTTTTTCATCAAAAACAGCTAGATGACAAGATTCAAAGCTACGCCAATTCAGCATTAGAGCATTTCAAAAAGACTTTTAGTGAAGCCAAGGACATCGATGAAAACAAACGCTTTGAACTGAATATTGATTATGATATGGTGCATTATGCGAAGCAGTCTGCTGCTATTCGCTTTACGACTTATACCTATACAGGTCAGCAAAATGGGATCACCAATCATCTCACGATCAACTATGATTTTCAGAAAAAAACCTTTCTTGACACAAAAGATTTATTTCTGCCTAAAACCAACTTTTTGAAGAAATTATCCTACATTACATATTCAGAGCTTCTAAAGGACAAAACCTTATCTAAGGATCAGACTCTCCTTCAGAAAGGAACAGCCCCTACTGCTCAAAACTTCAGTCAATTTGCCTTGAAAGAGAAATATGTAGAATTTTATTTCCCAGCATCTCAAGTAGCCGACAAGGATCTTGGTCCGCAAACACTCGCGATTAAAAAGACGCTGCTGAAAGATATATTAAAGCCAGAATATATGAATAAAACCAATAACCAAAATGAAATGAAAGAACCAAATCCGAAAAGAAAAGCCGTCAAGCTGCCGCAAAAATCAAAGCTTGACCCTAATAAAAAAGCCATCGCCCTCACATTTGATGATGGTCCGAACCCAGCGACAACATCAAAAATTTTAGATGCATTAAAGGCAAATAAAGGACATGCGACCTTTTTCGTATTAGGCAGCAGGGTGCAGTATTATCCTAGTATGCTTGCAGATATTCTAAAAGGCGGGAATGAAATCGGAAACCATTCTTACAGTCATCCTTTATTAACAAGACTGCCTTTAAAGGAGGCGGTGAAACAAGTGAAGGACACCCAGCAGTTGATTGAGAAAGCGAGCGGGTATACACCTACGCACTTTAGACCGCCATATGGTGGAACAAATCAAGACATCAATCAAGCGGTTGGGATGAAGGTCTCTTTATGGGATGTTGATCCAGAGGATTGGAAAATTCGCAACAGTCAGCAGATCACAAACCACGTTCTCTCACATGCAGCAGATGGCAGAACAGTGTTAATGCACGATATTTATGACAGCTCAGCTCAAGCAGCAGTGAAGATCATCCATGAGCTCACCAAACAAGGCTATCAGCTGGTCACAGTAAGTGAACTTGAACAATTAACAAAAGAACGGCATGAACAAGCCCCTGTGCAGTAA
- the abc-f gene encoding ribosomal protection-like ABC-F family protein has translation MLLKANQLKIFRKDRLLFDIEELAIHQDDRIGLVGTNGSGKTTLLHVLAGQEKPDSGTFAATTTCTLLPQLKQADGTQSGGEMTQTYIERALNRPSALLLADEPTTHLDTEHIEWLEEKLHHYQGALIVVSHDRAFLDAVCTEIWELDHGRLNQYKGNYSQFAQQKELAHRQQVEAYEAYTQKKKQLEHALEKKKKKADKATKPSQKLKSSGPKIAKPYYANKQKKLQKTAKSIETRMEKLEKVEKVKDIQPIQMTQHTMKEVASRTILRVKNVDGKAGDQLLWKQANVEVRGGDKVAIIGKNGSGKTTFLRMLVNGHPGVSRSEAVKLGYFRQDLSGLKVDESILQNALKEAVQDETVVRTVLARLGFRGDDVHKPVRVLSGGERVKTMLASLLVSDANVLMLDEPTNFLDLSAVEALEGLLKDYPGTVVFVSHDRRLIEKVATRIFHVHEKRIEAFDSTYEAYKQKDDKPAVTQREEELLLIDMQLSEVLSRLSIEPSQELEETFQALLKQKKSLES, from the coding sequence ATGTTATTAAAAGCCAATCAGTTAAAGATTTTTCGAAAAGATCGATTGTTATTTGATATTGAGGAGCTTGCCATCCATCAAGATGACCGCATCGGCCTTGTTGGAACAAATGGCAGCGGGAAAACGACTTTATTGCATGTGCTGGCGGGGCAAGAGAAACCAGACAGTGGCACGTTTGCTGCCACAACAACTTGTACACTGCTTCCTCAGCTGAAACAAGCGGATGGCACACAGAGCGGTGGTGAGATGACCCAGACTTATATTGAAAGAGCGTTAAACCGTCCTTCTGCCCTTTTATTAGCAGATGAACCGACGACTCATTTAGATACAGAGCACATTGAGTGGCTGGAAGAGAAGCTGCATCATTATCAAGGGGCCCTCATTGTCGTTTCACATGATCGTGCTTTTTTAGATGCGGTATGTACGGAGATTTGGGAGCTGGATCATGGACGGCTTAATCAATACAAAGGCAACTACTCGCAATTTGCACAGCAAAAAGAGCTGGCGCATCGTCAGCAGGTGGAAGCGTACGAAGCTTATACACAAAAGAAGAAACAGTTAGAGCATGCGCTTGAAAAGAAAAAGAAAAAAGCCGACAAAGCAACAAAGCCATCCCAAAAGCTGAAATCCTCAGGGCCAAAAATTGCAAAGCCCTACTATGCAAATAAGCAAAAAAAGCTGCAAAAAACAGCCAAATCCATTGAGACAAGGATGGAGAAATTAGAAAAGGTTGAGAAAGTAAAAGACATTCAGCCCATTCAAATGACTCAGCATACAATGAAGGAAGTAGCGAGCCGTACTATTTTGCGAGTGAAAAATGTAGATGGCAAGGCGGGCGATCAATTGCTTTGGAAGCAGGCAAATGTGGAAGTGAGAGGCGGGGACAAAGTCGCCATTATCGGCAAGAATGGGAGCGGGAAAACGACATTTCTCCGAATGCTGGTGAATGGGCATCCCGGAGTGTCTCGCTCAGAAGCTGTCAAGCTCGGCTATTTTCGTCAGGATCTTTCAGGATTGAAGGTAGATGAATCGATTTTACAAAATGCGCTGAAAGAGGCTGTTCAAGATGAGACAGTGGTACGAACGGTTTTAGCGAGACTCGGATTTCGAGGGGATGATGTGCATAAACCTGTTAGGGTGTTAAGCGGGGGAGAACGGGTGAAGACCATGCTTGCGTCCTTGCTTGTCAGCGATGCCAATGTCCTCATGCTGGATGAACCGACGAACTTTCTAGATCTGTCGGCAGTTGAAGCGCTCGAAGGTCTATTGAAGGATTACCCGGGTACCGTTGTGTTTGTATCCCATGATCGCAGACTGATTGAGAAGGTGGCCACTCGTATTTTCCATGTTCACGAAAAACGAATTGAAGCATTTGACAGCACATATGAAGCGTATAAACAAAAGGACGACAAACCAGCTGTTACACAAAGAGAAGAGGAGCTTCTTTTAATTGATATGCAGCTGTCTGAAGTGCTCAGCCGTTTAAGTATTGAGCCGTCTCAGGAGCTGGAAGAGACATTTCAAGCATTATTGAAACAAAAGAAGTCTTTGGAGTCATAA
- a CDS encoding ABC transporter ATP-binding protein yields MLITADSLIKHGEKKGFFSRQMQSKPRISNVSFEIEKGQCAGLVGESGSGKSTLARILLGLEKIDGGKVQIDGKPADTWRKMNRGKMSVVFQDYRSSVHPSFTVKEIVAEPMRLLKQEKNVDQKVLSLLEQVRLPSSLLYQYAHQLSGGQLQRVCIARAISTHPAILILDEVLSSLDVSVQVQLLELLETLKQELDMTILMITHDIEAAVYLCDRLLFLHEGSIVEECKKDELLDAVHPFTLKLMDSLMPFQLDKK; encoded by the coding sequence ATGTTGATTACAGCTGATAGCCTCATCAAGCATGGAGAGAAGAAAGGTTTCTTCTCTCGACAAATGCAGTCAAAACCACGCATATCAAACGTCTCGTTTGAAATCGAAAAAGGACAATGTGCCGGGTTAGTCGGTGAAAGCGGCAGCGGCAAAAGTACATTGGCAAGAATTCTGCTCGGTTTAGAAAAAATAGATGGCGGCAAGGTACAGATTGATGGAAAGCCAGCTGACACATGGCGAAAGATGAACCGAGGAAAAATGAGTGTTGTCTTTCAGGATTATCGATCTTCTGTTCACCCCTCCTTTACGGTGAAAGAAATCGTTGCTGAGCCTATGCGATTGTTAAAGCAGGAAAAAAATGTGGATCAGAAGGTTTTATCGTTGCTTGAACAAGTCAGACTACCCTCTTCTTTGCTGTATCAATATGCACATCAGCTAAGCGGCGGTCAGCTCCAGCGAGTGTGCATTGCACGAGCCATATCAACGCATCCAGCCATTCTCATACTAGACGAAGTCCTGAGCTCACTGGATGTCTCTGTTCAGGTGCAACTATTGGAGCTGCTCGAGACATTAAAACAAGAGCTAGACATGACCATCCTTATGATTACTCATGATATAGAAGCGGCGGTGTATCTATGTGATCGTCTCCTTTTTTTACATGAAGGAAGCATAGTGGAAGAATGCAAAAAGGATGAACTGCTTGATGCGGTCCACCCATTTACGCTGAAATTAATGGACTCACTTATGCCATTTCAGCTTGACAAAAAATAA
- a CDS encoding ABC transporter ATP-binding protein, translating to MLFIDVKNLSVHDPVQQKDLVANITFSLQQQRCLAVIGESGSGKSTVAKALIGLIPSSLEVEGAIMFDGETLTTQTAEQWRGKRIGFISQDAMNAFNPIETIGHQMMETFQRHLGLQGKEGKAHAIAGLERVHLKNPNELLKQYPYELSGGMLQRVMIAITMMLSPNVIIADEPTASLDAYNRREVIMQLQRLKEETGAALIIISHDLGVVQAIADEVLVVHQGEMLEHRPADKVFTSPEHPQTKHLLETRRRLSVPLEALRQQQRVRAFPC from the coding sequence TTGCTTTTCATCGACGTAAAAAATCTGTCCGTACATGATCCAGTGCAGCAAAAGGATTTAGTGGCGAACATAACGTTCTCCCTACAGCAACAACGTTGTTTAGCTGTTATTGGAGAAAGTGGAAGCGGAAAATCAACCGTCGCAAAAGCGTTAATTGGCTTGATTCCTTCTTCGCTAGAAGTGGAGGGAGCGATCATGTTTGACGGCGAAACATTGACAACTCAGACAGCTGAGCAGTGGCGAGGCAAACGAATTGGCTTCATCTCACAAGATGCGATGAATGCGTTCAATCCCATCGAAACCATTGGTCATCAAATGATGGAAACGTTCCAGCGTCATTTGGGCTTACAAGGAAAAGAAGGGAAAGCACATGCTATCGCAGGACTTGAGCGTGTTCATTTAAAAAATCCAAATGAATTGTTGAAGCAATATCCTTATGAATTATCTGGCGGTATGCTTCAGCGAGTGATGATTGCGATCACGATGATGCTTTCTCCTAATGTGATCATTGCCGATGAGCCAACGGCGTCGCTTGATGCATATAATCGGCGTGAAGTCATCATGCAATTACAGAGGCTGAAAGAAGAAACAGGCGCGGCCTTGATCATCATTTCGCATGATTTAGGCGTCGTTCAGGCGATCGCTGACGAGGTGTTGGTGGTGCATCAAGGCGAGATGCTTGAGCATCGCCCAGCTGATAAGGTATTCACATCGCCTGAGCATCCTCAAACGAAGCATTTACTTGAGACGAGGCGCCGATTATCTGTGCCTCTTGAAGCACTGCGGCAGCAGCAGAGAGTGAGGGCATTTCCATGTTGA
- the opp1C gene encoding nickel/cobalt ABC transporter permease: MIGWHQLRKDRMAVVSIWLLALVALAGLFAPVLAPHDPTETNILQKYAGISLTYPLGTDQLGRCVLSRLLYGIRTTMLAAMLTMCITMLIGSTLGLMAGFFRGKVDGVLMRLCDVMLSFPAEVMILAVVGILGPGLFNIILANVLAKWAWYTRMIRSSVLQYANEPSVQYVKVSGGSPFYILRKHLFPRISGEIAVFATLDAGWVILNISALSFLGLGVSAPTPEWGMMLNEAKNVMVTHPAHMLVPGLAILFVVMALNFLGDSLQQATTPAMHHNNQKGGRPFAFHRRKKSVRT; encoded by the coding sequence ATGATAGGATGGCATCAATTAAGAAAAGACCGTATGGCGGTTGTTTCTATCTGGCTGTTAGCACTTGTCGCTTTAGCAGGACTGTTTGCACCAGTGTTAGCACCACATGATCCAACAGAAACGAACATTCTTCAAAAATATGCCGGCATCAGCCTGACTTATCCGCTCGGAACGGATCAGCTCGGGAGATGCGTATTGTCACGGCTTTTATATGGCATTCGGACTACGATGCTTGCGGCCATGCTGACGATGTGTATCACGATGCTCATTGGCAGCACACTTGGACTCATGGCGGGCTTCTTCCGAGGAAAAGTGGATGGCGTGTTGATGAGACTGTGTGATGTTATGCTCTCCTTCCCAGCAGAAGTGATGATTCTAGCTGTTGTGGGGATACTGGGGCCTGGATTATTCAATATTATTTTGGCGAATGTCCTAGCGAAATGGGCCTGGTATACAAGAATGATTCGTTCGTCCGTTCTGCAGTATGCGAATGAACCATCTGTTCAGTATGTAAAAGTGTCTGGCGGCTCCCCATTTTACATACTGAGGAAGCATTTATTTCCTCGCATTTCAGGAGAAATTGCTGTCTTTGCGACACTTGATGCGGGCTGGGTCATCTTAAATATATCTGCTCTGTCTTTTCTTGGGTTAGGCGTGAGCGCACCTACACCGGAATGGGGGATGATGCTCAACGAAGCGAAGAATGTCATGGTGACACATCCAGCCCATATGCTTGTGCCTGGCCTTGCCATCTTATTTGTGGTCATGGCGCTGAACTTTTTAGGAGACAGCCTTCAGCAGGCCACGACCCCTGCCATGCATCACAACAATCAAAAGGGAGGGAGACCATTTGCTTTTCATCGACGTAAAAAATCTGTCCGTACATGA